A stretch of Metabacillus sp. FJAT-52054 DNA encodes these proteins:
- a CDS encoding nicotinate phosphoribosyltransferase, whose amino-acid sequence MHDKYKDDSLALHTDLYQINMAETYWEDGVHNNKAVFELFFRKLPFGNGYAVFAGLERVIQYLNGFRFSESDLEFLRELGYQGDFLAYLKDMRFTGSVRSMEEGELVFGGEPMIRVEAPLAEAQIVETALLNIVNFQTLIATKACRIKQAVGDQTVMEFGSRRAHELDAALWGTRAAFIGGLEATSNVRAAKLFGIPAAGTHAHALVQAYRDEYTAFHKYARRHKDCVFLVDTYDTLKSGVPNAIRVAQELGDKINFVGIRLDSGDMAYLSKKARKMLDDAGFTETHIIASNDLDEDTIMNLKSQGARIDTWGIGTKLITAYDQPALGAVYKLVSIEGKDGVMEDTIKISGNPEKVTTPGMKRLYRIINTNNHKSEGDYIALEEENPNEEERLKMFHPVHTYISKFVTDFEARDLHKDIFKDGKLIYDLPSIKDIQSKVKSNLEELWDEYRRKLNPEDYPVDLSEKCWENKMRNIREVKEKVEKIRKG is encoded by the coding sequence ATGCACGACAAATATAAAGATGACAGCCTGGCCCTTCATACGGACCTTTATCAAATAAATATGGCGGAAACTTACTGGGAAGACGGTGTTCATAATAACAAGGCTGTTTTTGAATTATTTTTCAGAAAACTGCCGTTTGGCAATGGATATGCAGTCTTTGCAGGACTTGAGAGGGTTATTCAGTATTTAAATGGATTTCGTTTCTCAGAAAGTGACTTGGAGTTTTTAAGGGAACTTGGGTACCAGGGAGATTTTCTGGCTTACCTGAAAGATATGCGATTCACCGGTTCCGTCCGTTCAATGGAAGAAGGAGAGCTTGTTTTCGGAGGCGAGCCGATGATTCGGGTTGAAGCTCCCCTTGCCGAAGCACAGATCGTTGAAACAGCTTTGCTGAATATCGTAAACTTCCAGACGCTGATTGCAACGAAGGCGTGCAGGATAAAGCAGGCTGTCGGTGATCAGACGGTGATGGAATTTGGTTCAAGACGGGCGCACGAATTGGACGCTGCTCTCTGGGGAACGCGGGCTGCCTTTATCGGCGGACTCGAAGCAACCTCCAACGTTCGGGCGGCGAAGCTATTCGGAATTCCTGCGGCCGGAACCCATGCCCATGCGCTTGTTCAGGCATACCGTGACGAATATACAGCTTTCCATAAATACGCCCGCCGCCACAAGGACTGCGTCTTCTTAGTTGATACATACGATACGCTGAAGTCCGGTGTTCCCAATGCGATTAGAGTGGCACAGGAGCTTGGTGATAAAATTAATTTTGTCGGAATTCGCCTCGATAGCGGGGATATGGCGTACCTGTCTAAAAAAGCGAGAAAGATGCTGGACGATGCAGGATTTACAGAAACTCATATTATCGCATCCAATGATTTGGATGAAGACACGATTATGAATTTAAAGTCGCAGGGAGCCCGGATTGATACATGGGGAATCGGCACGAAGCTTATCACAGCCTATGATCAGCCGGCATTGGGTGCCGTATACAAGCTTGTCAGCATTGAAGGCAAAGATGGCGTTATGGAGGATACCATTAAAATCAGCGGGAATCCTGAAAAAGTCACAACGCCAGGCATGAAACGCCTCTACAGAATTATCAATACGAATAACCATAAATCAGAAGGCGATTATATTGCGCTTGAAGAAGAAAACCCGAACGAAGAAGAGCGACTGAAAATGTTCCATCCGGTTCATACGTACATCAGTAAATTCGTGACGGATTTTGAAGCGCGTGATCTCCATAAAGATATATTCAAAGACGGAAAACTTATCTATGATCTTCCATCAATTAAGGATATTCAAAGCAAGGTGAAAAGTAATCTTGAGGAGCTTTGGGATGAGTACAGAAGAAAGCTGAATCCTGAGGATTATCCGGTCGATCTCAGTGAAAAATGCTGGGAAAACAAAATGAGAAATATCCGCGAGGTTAAGGAGAAGGTTGAAAAAATAAGAAAAGGGTGA
- a CDS encoding methyl-accepting chemotaxis protein — protein MNASKNRLMLWVSAVCIAVACGIQVIHRLFPMHMHMEHSGSHSLILIAAIILPVLLLSVAVFFYNQDTSHRLIPLFIVLTLNFSSIAMIVSGEGMVVYHFSIFLVVALAAYYDSIRLISVMTVLFAIPHLIAMFAFTDLFFGDHDYTWFMFFIHAFYLVLTSGGISWQIYSKNKYTSELLQKNEWQMQSLERLTKELASTAHRIGDNVDRLNEHGELTGLVTRQIQDSASEVAAGTVNQVAEAKQSEEKMLDMQNGAVKISSAAAGIRELSFNANKLVNAGKGSLEDTERQMENIYETFGTLARSIQALQGQSKQIGGIVSEIASIADQTNLLALNAAIEAARAGEAGKGFAVVADEVRKLAGKSNDSTEKISYLIEAIQNDIHQVTEEMKTGTAVVQEGLLKVETTAAAFEQINAASNEVAAGTDRVAEEVSRFLQTITEVSDSISSMSSALHLSKKASGEMITSMESQSEAVQYLGTIMESLGELTANLNGLVASLGENK, from the coding sequence TTGAACGCATCGAAGAACAGGCTTATGCTGTGGGTCTCCGCAGTGTGCATTGCCGTAGCCTGCGGTATACAAGTTATCCATCGCCTTTTTCCAATGCACATGCATATGGAGCATTCAGGCAGCCATTCACTGATTCTGATCGCTGCGATCATCCTGCCGGTTCTTTTATTGAGTGTCGCTGTTTTCTTTTATAACCAAGATACAAGCCATCGGCTCATCCCGCTCTTTATAGTACTGACGCTAAATTTTTCCAGCATCGCTATGATCGTTTCCGGAGAAGGGATGGTTGTGTACCATTTTTCGATCTTTCTGGTCGTAGCGCTGGCTGCCTATTATGACAGTATAAGATTGATTTCGGTAATGACTGTTCTTTTTGCCATTCCTCACCTGATTGCTATGTTTGCCTTTACAGATTTGTTTTTTGGTGATCACGATTATACATGGTTTATGTTTTTCATCCATGCGTTCTATCTCGTTCTCACATCAGGGGGGATTTCATGGCAAATCTACTCGAAAAATAAATACACCAGTGAGCTCTTGCAGAAAAATGAATGGCAAATGCAATCCTTGGAGCGCCTCACAAAGGAACTGGCTTCTACCGCTCACCGCATTGGTGATAATGTGGACAGGCTGAATGAGCATGGTGAATTAACTGGCTTAGTAACCCGGCAAATTCAAGATTCCGCCTCAGAAGTAGCAGCGGGTACGGTAAACCAAGTGGCAGAGGCAAAGCAGAGTGAAGAAAAAATGCTCGATATGCAAAATGGCGCAGTGAAAATCTCAAGTGCGGCTGCCGGAATACGGGAATTGTCCTTTAACGCTAATAAACTAGTGAATGCAGGGAAAGGATCGCTTGAAGATACAGAGCGTCAAATGGAAAACATTTATGAAACGTTTGGTACGCTGGCCCGCTCCATCCAGGCTCTTCAAGGTCAATCCAAGCAGATTGGGGGCATAGTTTCAGAAATAGCTTCCATCGCGGATCAGACCAATCTGCTGGCATTGAATGCTGCGATTGAAGCTGCCCGGGCAGGAGAAGCAGGAAAAGGATTTGCTGTGGTGGCGGATGAGGTCCGGAAGCTTGCAGGGAAGTCAAACGATTCCACCGAAAAAATCAGTTATCTTATTGAAGCCATCCAAAACGATATTCATCAAGTTACGGAAGAAATGAAAACCGGCACCGCGGTTGTCCAGGAAGGTTTGCTCAAAGTCGAAACGACTGCCGCAGCCTTTGAACAAATCAACGCCGCTTCCAATGAAGTTGCTGCCGGCACAGACCGGGTGGCAGAGGAAGTATCCCGCTTCCTTCAGACCATTACCGAAGTAAGCGATTCCATTTCCAGCATGTCATCTGCCCTGCACTTAAGCAAAAAGGCGAGCGGTGAAATGATCACCAGCATGGAAAGCCAATCAGAAGCGGTTCAATATCTTGGTACCATCATGGAATCCCTGGGAGAGCTCACCGCAAACCTGAATGGACTGGTCGCATCGCTTGGGGAAAATAAGTAG
- a CDS encoding NUDIX domain-containing protein has protein sequence MNQQALKKYDSGKYRTPDGYTSDIAVFTIHSEKREHKPPIVSMMLMLIQRTEITAEGTPNIEGGKWALPGGFVQPDETALEAAHRELLEETGVRGIHMKHYGVYDRPGRDPRGWILSNAHYAIVPEDVLKGRKASDDAEDVQLFRLEDLKSIQLAFDHEQLISDAIREIRSDLLQTTAAKNFLPEEFTYSELQAVLLTVTDDPAIKSEQSFARKIKTLPFIQEAEGKTTARTSKKPAKLYRFVEMDIIKPIYTARY, from the coding sequence ATAAATCAACAAGCCTTAAAAAAATATGATTCCGGCAAGTATCGGACACCTGATGGATACACGTCAGACATCGCCGTATTTACGATTCATTCAGAAAAGCGGGAGCATAAGCCGCCCATTGTAAGCATGATGCTAATGCTGATCCAGAGGACAGAAATCACTGCAGAGGGCACCCCGAATATTGAAGGGGGCAAATGGGCGCTTCCGGGAGGATTTGTTCAGCCGGATGAAACCGCGCTTGAAGCCGCACATCGGGAGCTTTTAGAGGAAACCGGGGTAAGAGGCATTCATATGAAGCATTACGGTGTATATGACCGGCCGGGAAGGGATCCGCGCGGATGGATTTTATCCAATGCCCATTATGCGATAGTTCCGGAGGATGTGCTGAAAGGACGAAAGGCGAGTGATGATGCGGAGGATGTTCAGCTTTTCCGCTTGGAGGATTTGAAGTCCATTCAGCTTGCATTTGATCATGAGCAGTTAATTTCCGATGCCATTCGCGAGATCCGATCAGATCTGCTCCAGACGACAGCAGCCAAGAATTTTTTGCCTGAGGAATTTACCTATTCGGAGCTGCAGGCGGTGCTTCTAACGGTAACCGATGACCCCGCCATTAAAAGCGAGCAGTCATTTGCCAGGAAAATAAAGACACTTCCTTTTATACAGGAAGCAGAGGGGAAGACAACAGCCAGAACCTCAAAAAAGCCTGCTAAGCTGTACCGTTTTGTAGAAATGGATATCATAAAGCCAATCTATACGGCACGCTACTAA
- a CDS encoding isochorismatase family cysteine hydrolase, translating into MTRGLIVIDYTNDFVADNGALTCGKPGQVIESEIVRVTKDFIESGDAVVFAVDFHKMNDPFHPETALYPPHNIEGTLGRELYGALQDLYEQNQHLGHVFWMDKTRYSAFAGTNLEILLRERGITELHLIGVCTDICVLHTAVDAYNKGFKLTVHEKAAASFDEDGHKWALRHFKGSLNAEIQ; encoded by the coding sequence ATGACCAGGGGATTGATTGTGATTGATTACACAAATGATTTTGTTGCGGATAACGGAGCACTGACATGCGGCAAGCCGGGTCAGGTAATTGAATCAGAAATCGTGAGGGTAACGAAAGATTTTATTGAGTCTGGAGATGCGGTTGTTTTCGCAGTGGACTTTCATAAAATGAATGATCCATTTCATCCGGAGACAGCTCTTTACCCTCCTCATAATATTGAGGGAACCTTAGGAAGAGAGCTTTACGGAGCGCTTCAGGATCTATATGAACAAAATCAGCATCTCGGCCATGTTTTTTGGATGGATAAAACAAGGTACAGCGCATTTGCAGGAACAAATTTGGAAATCCTTCTCAGAGAGAGAGGAATTACCGAGCTTCACCTGATTGGAGTGTGCACAGACATTTGTGTTCTCCACACGGCAGTAGATGCCTATAATAAAGGATTTAAGCTTACGGTTCACGAGAAGGCAGCAGCTAGTTTTGACGAGGATGGCCATAAATGGGCGCTGAGGCATTTCAAAGGCAGCTTAAATGCGGAAATCCAGTAG